A DNA window from Ignavibacteriales bacterium contains the following coding sequences:
- the ybeY gene encoding rRNA maturation RNase YbeY, with product MIRVGVFHPQKKIKIHVTGTRRLVRYVLKNETRHNAEINIIFINDAMMIQMNRKYLRHNYPTDVLCFLLDETKNLLNGEVYVNIDQARRQAVEYCATYRDEYARLIIHGVLHLAGYDDATKNEREIMTELENNYLSKIRKKNILL from the coding sequence ATGATACGCGTCGGGGTGTTTCATCCACAAAAAAAGATCAAAATTCATGTGACTGGAACCAGACGCCTTGTGAGATATGTTCTGAAAAATGAAACGCGGCATAATGCGGAGATAAATATAATTTTTATCAATGACGCAATGATGATTCAAATGAACCGTAAATACCTTCGCCATAACTATCCCACCGATGTATTATGCTTTCTACTGGATGAGACGAAAAACCTGCTCAATGGAGAAGTATACGTTAACATCGATCAGGCACGGCGCCAGGCGGTGGAATATTGCGCCACATACCGCGATGAATATGCTCGCCTTATCATCCATGGTGTGTTGCACCTCGCGGGATACGATGATGCAACGAAAAACGAACGGGAAATAATGACCGAACTCGAAAACAATTATTTATCTAAAATTAGAAAAAAAAATATTTTACTTTGA